From a region of the Takifugu flavidus isolate HTHZ2018 chromosome 20, ASM371156v2, whole genome shotgun sequence genome:
- the stard7 gene encoding stAR-related lipid transfer protein 7, mitochondrial: MFHSVLRRPICEIGANTARHQRNRSIRWTVKDGGEKAEKMPWLSRTIGLLSVWFQGASVDASQAAKSGLKRKGLLSIFADHCSFVTGQRLRRTWQIGELYSNLYSERTRRALVNSIWRRLQSKHAPTGKLFAAMAAIFVWDKERIPDEEIHRCGLELKALGAVKNLDASSGKITGQLEPGWEVVMEKRDFKVWRRPIPDSHLYEYRVLGSYDDVTPRQFFNVQLDTEYRKKWDALVIKLEVVDRDPNTGSEIVHWATHFPYPMYSRDYVYVRRYDVDVDNNLMILVSRAVQHPRVPETQEFVRVHSYQSKMVIRPHKSFDENGFDYLLTYSDNPQTVFPRYCVSWMVSSGMPDFLEKLHNAALRAKNLEVGIHDYAGVIKSSDGNRQSSQERLSGENSHTGGSGQIYA; the protein is encoded by the exons ATGTTTCACTCGGTGCTTCGCCGTCCGATCTGCGAGATTGGTGCAAATACTGCAAGACATCAGCGCAACAGATCGATCAGATGGACTGTGAAGGATGGAGGCGAAAAGGCTGAGAAGATGCCGTGGCTGAGCAGAACCATTGGCCTGCTCTCAGTCTGGTTCCAAGGAGCAAGTGTCGACGCCAGTCAGGCTGCAAAATCTGGCTTAAAGAGGAAGGGCTTACTCTCCATATTCGCGGACCACTGCAGCTTTGTGACCGGACAAAGGCTCCGGCGTACGTGGCAGATCGGCGAACTTTACTCCAACCTGTACTCCGAAAGGACCAGACGGGCCTTGGTCAACAGCATATGGCGCAGATTGCAGAGCAAGCATGCCCCCACTGGTAAACTCTTCGCGGCCATGGCTGCTATCTTCGTTTGGGACAAGGAAAGGATTCCAGATGAGGAGATCCACAG GTGTGGGCTGGAACTGAAGGCTCTCGGGGCTGTCAAAAACCTAGATGCATCTTCAGGGaaaataacaggacagctcgAACCAGGCTGGGAAGTTGTGATGGAGAAGAGGGACTTTAAAGTTTGGAGGCGCCCAATACCCGACAGCCACCTTTATGAATACAGAG TGCTGGGCTCATATGATGACGTTACCCCACGGCAGTTCTTCAATGTACAG TTGGATACAGAGTACAGGAAAAAATGGGATGCTCTGGTTATTAAGCTTGAAGTGGTGGACAGAGATCCGAACACAGGCTCTGAGATTGTGCACTGGGCCACACACTTTCCT TATCCCATGTACTCCAGAGACTATGTTTATGTTCGACGCTATGATGTTGATGTCGACAACAACCTGATGATCCTGGTGTCCAG AGCTGTGCAGCACCCCAGAGTCCCCGAGACTCAGGAGTTCGTAAGGGTCCATTCGTACCAATCAAAGATGGTCATCCGCCCTCACAAATCATTCGATGAG AATGGATTTGATTACCTGCTGACGTACAGTGACAATCCTCAGACGGTCTTTCCTCGCTACTGCGTGAGCTGGATGGTGTCGAGCG GCATGCCGGATTTTCTGGAGAAGCTGCATAACGCTGCCCTGAGGGCCAAGAACCTTGAGGTGGGGATCCATGACTACGCTGGCGTCATCAAATCCAGTGACGGCAACCGCCAGTCCAGTCAGGAGCGCCTGAGTGGGGAAAACTCTCACACAGGTGGTTCAGGACAGATCTACGCGTGA